A region from the Sebastes umbrosus isolate fSebUmb1 chromosome 18, fSebUmb1.pri, whole genome shotgun sequence genome encodes:
- the LOC119477494 gene encoding thyroxine 5-deiodinase-like — protein sequence MMHDSGGVQMARALKHSALCLMLLPRFLLAAVMLWLLDFLCIRKKVFLKMGEKQQDSPDDPPVCVSDSNKMFTLESLRAVWYGQKLDFLKSAHLGRAAPNTEVMLVQERRQVRLLDCMRDKRPLILNFGSCSUPPFMTRLTAFQRVVSQYADIADFLVVYIEEAHPSDGWVSSDAPYQIPKHRCLEDRLRAAQLMLAEAPGSKVVVDNMENSSNAAYGAYFERLYIVMDERVVYQGGRGPEGYRISELRNWLQQYRHEMVHSQAAVLQV from the coding sequence atgatGCACGACTCTGGAGGTGTCCAGATGGCGAGGGCTCTGAAGCACTCAGCCCTGTGTCTGATGCTCCTTCCTCGGTTCCTCCTGGCTGCAGTCATGCTCTGGCTCTTGGATTTCTTATGCATTAGGAAAAAAGTGTTTCTGAAAATGGGTGAAAAGCAGCAGGACAGTCCGGACGACCCTCCGGTGTGCGTCTCCGACTCCAACAAGATGTTCACCTTGGAGTCCCTCAGAGCCGTGTGGTACGGACAGAAACTGGACTTTCTCAAATCGGCGCACCTCGGACGCGCGGCTCCAAACACCGAGGTGATGCTGGTGCAAGAGCGACGACAGGTCCGGCTCTTGGACTGCATGAGAGACAAACGACCGCTCATCCTCAACTTCGGCAGCTGCTCCTGACCGCCGTTCATGACGCGTCTGACGGCGTTCCAGCGCGTCGTGAGCCAGTACGCGGACATTGCGGACTTCTTAGTTGTGTACATCGAGGAGGCGCATCCGTCGGACGGCTGGGTGAGCTCCGACGCGCCGTACCAGATCCCCAAGCACCGCTGCCTGGAGGATAGACTCCGAGCCGCGCAGCTGATGCTCGCAGAGGCGCCTGGTAGCAAAGTGGTGGTGGATAATATGGAGAACTCGTCCAACGCGGCGTACGGAGCCTACTTCGAGAGACTTTACATCGTGATGGACGAGAGAGTGGTGTACCAGGGTGGTAGAGGTCCGGAAGGATACCGGATCTCCGAGCTCAGGAACTGGCTGCAGCAATACAGACATGAGATGGTACATTCCCAAGCAGCGGTGCTCCAAGTGTAG